Proteins encoded by one window of Desulfobaccales bacterium:
- a CDS encoding glycosyltransferase family 2 protein, whose amino-acid sequence MSVVLPTYNRAAWVAEAVASVLAQTWRDFELLVVDDGSTDATLEAVAPWRERLIYLRTRENRGVAAARNLGAQAAQGRWLAFLDSDDLWQPRKLERQVAYLRAHPELRICQTDELWVRHGRRVNPPVSHLKQGGRIFLPSLKRCLVSPSAVMLCRRLFWEAGGFDESLPACEDYDLWLRLAWRHDIGLVPEPLVVKRGGHPDQLSRQWGLDRYRIRALLKLLKEPELPAPYREAVRRTLADKCRIYAQGCAKRGKLAEAATYLYNLQSMFLIKTFGKIIKP is encoded by the coding sequence GTGAGCGTCGTCCTCCCCACCTACAACCGGGCCGCCTGGGTGGCCGAGGCGGTGGCCTCAGTGCTGGCCCAGACCTGGCGGGACTTTGAGCTCCTGGTGGTGGATGACGGCAGCACCGACGCCACCTTGGAGGCCGTAGCACCCTGGCGGGAGAGGCTCATTTACCTGCGCACCCGGGAAAACCGGGGGGTGGCCGCGGCCCGGAATCTGGGCGCCCAGGCCGCCCAGGGCCGGTGGCTGGCTTTTTTGGACTCCGATGACCTGTGGCAGCCCCGGAAGCTGGAGCGCCAGGTGGCGTATCTTAGGGCGCACCCGGAACTTAGGATCTGCCAGACCGATGAGCTCTGGGTACGGCACGGCCGCCGGGTAAATCCGCCCGTAAGCCACCTGAAGCAGGGAGGGCGGATCTTTCTGCCGTCACTCAAACGCTGCCTGGTGAGCCCCTCGGCGGTCATGCTGTGCCGACGGCTCTTCTGGGAGGCGGGGGGCTTTGACGAGAGCCTCCCCGCCTGCGAGGACTACGACCTGTGGCTGCGGCTCGCCTGGCGCCACGACATCGGTCTGGTGCCCGAACCATTGGTGGTGAAGCGGGGCGGCCACCCGGATCAGCTCTCCCGGCAGTGGGGCCTGGACCGCTACCGCATTCGGGCCCTGCTCAAGCTCCTTAAGGAGCCGGAGCTGCCGGCGCCCTACCGGGAGGCGGTGCGCCGGACGCTGGCGGACAAGTGCCGCATCTACGCCCAGGGCTGCGCCAAGCGGGGGAAGCTGGCCGAAGCCGCGACTTATTTATACAATTTACAATCAATGTTTTTGATTAAAACCTTTGGTAAAATAATAAAGCCTTAG
- a CDS encoding site-specific DNA-methyltransferase, producing the protein MQDYSINLNKGQMIKIFNKDCLFGIKNYLKDKTIDLVVTSPPYNIGVSYSQYFDKKPRDEYLCWIEEVVKEIQRILNDEGSFFLNVGGKPTDPWIPFDILQKIRKYFVLQNVIHWIKSIAISKENGSLSDVSFGHYKPIGGNRFLNDCHEYIFHLTKSGNVKLDRLAIGVPYQDKSNIGRWKQATQDKRCRGNTWFIPYDTIQSREKERPHPATFPVKLPEMCIRLHGLDKVKLVLDPFLGIGTTALACLRLGVSCLGFEIDPIYFQTAVERIESFVHAQPLFGRHYGPV; encoded by the coding sequence ATGCAAGACTATTCAATAAATTTAAACAAAGGACAAATGATTAAAATTTTTAATAAGGATTGCCTATTTGGAATAAAAAATTATTTAAAAGATAAAACTATCGATTTAGTCGTAACATCTCCTCCATATAATATTGGTGTAAGTTATTCGCAATATTTTGATAAAAAGCCACGGGATGAATATTTGTGTTGGATTGAGGAAGTTGTTAAAGAAATACAAAGAATATTAAATGATGAAGGGTCATTTTTTCTTAATGTTGGGGGAAAACCTACTGACCCATGGATCCCCTTTGATATATTACAAAAGATAAGAAAATATTTTGTATTACAGAATGTTATCCATTGGATTAAATCCATTGCGATATCAAAAGAGAATGGTAGTTTGTCAGACGTATCTTTTGGGCATTATAAACCCATAGGAGGAAATAGATTTCTTAATGACTGCCATGAATATATTTTCCATTTGACCAAATCTGGAAATGTAAAACTCGACCGGCTGGCCATCGGGGTGCCGTATCAGGACAAATCCAACATCGGCCGCTGGAAGCAGGCGACCCAGGACAAACGCTGCCGGGGCAACACCTGGTTCATCCCCTATGACACCATCCAGAGCCGGGAAAAGGAGCGGCCCCACCCCGCCACCTTCCCGGTGAAACTGCCGGAGATGTGCATTCGGCTCCATGGCCTGGATAAAGTGAAACTGGTGCTGGACCCCTTCCTGGGCATCGGCACCACCGCCCTGGCCTGCCTCAGGCTGGGGGTGTCGTGTCTCGGGTTTGAGATTGATCCCATCTATTTTCAAACCGCGGTGGAAAGAATAGAGAGCTTCGTCCACGCGCAACCACTTTTTGGGAGGCATTATGGACCTGTATGA
- a CDS encoding Chromate resistance protein ChrB: MKWLFFSYSLPTEPSKARVFVWRQLKKLGAVHFQTVWVAPYSPERVQEVNKLVEYIQNHRGKGIMITGKILSPGQEERLLEAFTASRNEEYQELIAKCEAYLQEIEQEIQRENFIFAEVEENEEELDKLKHWFNKIEKRDILKAPLRKTALEKLKRCEKVFHEFARLVYERAQSSREY, encoded by the coding sequence ATGAAATGGCTGTTTTTTTCCTACAGTCTGCCCACGGAGCCCTCCAAGGCCCGGGTCTTTGTCTGGCGGCAGTTGAAAAAACTGGGGGCGGTGCACTTCCAGACGGTCTGGGTGGCCCCTTACTCCCCGGAGCGGGTGCAGGAGGTGAACAAGCTGGTGGAGTACATCCAGAACCACCGGGGCAAGGGGATTATGATTACCGGGAAGATTCTCAGTCCGGGTCAGGAGGAGCGCCTCCTGGAGGCATTCACCGCCTCCCGCAACGAGGAATATCAGGAGCTCATCGCCAAGTGCGAGGCCTACCTTCAGGAGATTGAACAGGAAATCCAGCGGGAGAATTTCATTTTTGCGGAAGTGGAGGAAAACGAGGAGGAGCTGGATAAATTAAAGCATTGGTTCAATAAAATCGAGAAGCGGGACATCCTCAAGGCCCCGCTCCGGAAGACCGCCCTGGAGAAGCTGAAGAGGTGCGAAAAGGTCTTCCATGAGTTTGCCCGCCTGGTCTATGAGCGGGCCCAGAGCAGCCGGGAGTATTGA
- the leuS gene encoding leucine--tRNA ligase, translated as MPPRYEPRRVEEKWQRLWEERRLFETAADPARPKYYVLEMFPYPSGRIHMGHVRNYTIGDVVARYQWMRGYNVLHPMGWDAFGLPAENAAMKHGLHPHTWTKENIAYMRAQLKALGYSYDWRRELATCDPDYYRWEQLVFLQMYERGLAYKKEAPVNWCPDCRTVLANEQVEGGRCWRCDSQVVLKELPQWFFRITAYAEELLNDLDRLTHWPERVLVMQRNWIGKSHGAEIDFPLEGGGEPIRVFTTRQDTLWGATFMSLAPEHPRALELAAGSPEEEAVRRFVEHWSAVNRGRGAVEELTKEGVFTGRYCLNPVTGWRMPIYVANFVLMEYGTGAVMAVPAHDQRDFEFAQVYGLPIKVVIQPPGGELRAETLTAAYEEEGVLVDSGPFSGLTSAQAKPAIVKFLEDKGLGQGTVHYRLRDWGISRQRYWGAPIPIIYCDACGTVPVPERDLPVVLPLEVQVKLVGASPLAELESFWKVPCPACGGPARREVDTMDTFVESSWYFLRFTCPDYTGGIVDPEQVAYWAPVDQYIGGIEHAVLHLLYARFFTKVLRDLGYIRISEPFERLLTQGMVLKDGAKMAKSKGNVVDPDDMIAAYGADTTRLFLLFAAPPEKDLEWSDHGVAGAHRFLHRVWTLVHTLLPEIQGVSAYAGLGEELPPPVWELRHQVHRTIKRVTDDIEDEFHFNTAIAAVMELVNHCYQALETLPRDAAALPVWREAVEVLLKLLHPMVPHLTEELWQALGMETSLHQTPWPVAEPAALTEAALTVVIQVNGKVRGEIRVPAAASDEDIRRLALEHVQADDRLRKWVPGAPKKVILARRKLVNIVV; from the coding sequence ATGCCGCCCCGTTATGAACCCCGCCGGGTGGAGGAGAAGTGGCAGCGCCTCTGGGAGGAGCGCCGCCTCTTTGAGACCGCCGCCGACCCCGCCCGCCCCAAATATTACGTGCTGGAGATGTTTCCCTACCCCTCGGGCCGCATCCACATGGGGCACGTGCGCAACTACACCATCGGCGATGTGGTGGCCCGCTACCAGTGGATGCGGGGGTACAACGTGCTCCACCCCATGGGGTGGGACGCCTTCGGCCTGCCGGCGGAAAACGCCGCCATGAAGCACGGCCTGCACCCCCACACCTGGACCAAGGAAAACATTGCCTACATGCGGGCCCAGCTCAAGGCCCTGGGGTACAGCTACGACTGGCGCCGGGAGCTGGCCACCTGCGACCCGGACTACTACCGCTGGGAGCAGCTTGTCTTTTTGCAGATGTATGAGCGGGGCCTGGCCTATAAAAAAGAGGCCCCGGTGAACTGGTGCCCCGACTGCCGCACGGTGCTGGCCAACGAGCAGGTGGAGGGGGGCCGCTGCTGGCGCTGCGACAGCCAGGTGGTGCTCAAGGAGCTCCCCCAGTGGTTCTTCCGCATCACCGCCTACGCCGAGGAGCTCCTCAATGACCTGGACCGCCTCACGCACTGGCCGGAACGGGTGCTGGTCATGCAGCGCAACTGGATCGGCAAGTCCCACGGGGCTGAGATTGACTTCCCCCTGGAGGGCGGGGGCGAGCCCATCCGGGTCTTCACCACCCGCCAGGACACCCTGTGGGGGGCCACCTTCATGTCCCTGGCGCCGGAGCACCCCCGGGCCCTGGAGCTGGCCGCCGGCAGCCCTGAGGAGGAGGCGGTACGCCGCTTCGTGGAGCACTGGAGCGCGGTGAACCGGGGCCGGGGCGCGGTGGAGGAGCTCACCAAGGAGGGGGTGTTCACCGGCCGTTACTGCCTCAACCCCGTGACCGGCTGGCGCATGCCCATCTATGTGGCCAACTTCGTGCTCATGGAGTACGGCACCGGCGCAGTGATGGCGGTGCCGGCCCACGACCAGCGGGATTTTGAGTTCGCCCAAGTGTACGGCCTCCCGATAAAAGTGGTCATCCAGCCGCCGGGCGGGGAGCTTCGGGCCGAGACCCTCACCGCCGCCTATGAGGAGGAGGGCGTCCTGGTGGACTCCGGGCCCTTCAGTGGGCTCACCAGCGCCCAGGCCAAGCCGGCCATCGTGAAGTTTCTGGAAGACAAGGGGCTGGGCCAGGGCACGGTGCATTATCGTCTCAGGGACTGGGGCATTTCCCGGCAGCGCTACTGGGGTGCGCCCATCCCCATCATCTATTGCGACGCCTGCGGCACGGTGCCGGTGCCGGAAAGGGACCTGCCGGTGGTCCTGCCGTTGGAGGTGCAGGTGAAGCTGGTGGGGGCCTCGCCCCTGGCGGAGCTGGAGAGCTTCTGGAAGGTGCCTTGCCCCGCCTGCGGCGGCCCGGCCCGCCGGGAAGTGGACACCATGGACACCTTCGTGGAGTCCTCCTGGTATTTCCTGCGCTTCACCTGCCCGGATTACACCGGCGGCATTGTGGACCCGGAGCAGGTGGCCTACTGGGCCCCGGTGGACCAATACATCGGCGGCATCGAGCATGCGGTGCTGCATTTGCTCTACGCCCGCTTCTTCACCAAGGTGCTTCGGGACTTGGGCTATATCCGGATCTCCGAGCCCTTTGAGCGCCTCCTTACCCAGGGCATGGTGCTCAAGGACGGCGCCAAGATGGCCAAATCCAAAGGCAATGTGGTGGACCCGGACGACATGATCGCCGCCTACGGCGCCGACACCACCCGGCTCTTTCTCCTCTTTGCCGCCCCACCCGAGAAAGACCTGGAGTGGAGCGACCACGGCGTGGCCGGGGCGCATCGTTTTCTCCACCGGGTCTGGACCCTGGTCCACACCCTGCTGCCGGAAATCCAGGGAGTCAGCGCCTACGCCGGCTTAGGGGAGGAGCTGCCGCCGCCTGTCTGGGAGCTGCGGCACCAGGTGCACCGCACCATCAAGCGGGTGACCGACGACATCGAGGACGAGTTTCATTTCAACACCGCCATCGCCGCGGTCATGGAACTGGTGAATCATTGCTACCAGGCCCTGGAGACCCTACCCCGGGACGCGGCGGCGCTCCCGGTCTGGCGGGAGGCGGTGGAAGTGCTCCTGAAGCTCCTCCACCCCATGGTGCCGCACCTCACCGAGGAACTCTGGCAGGCCTTGGGGATGGAGACCTCCCTGCACCAGACCCCCTGGCCGGTGGCGGAGCCGGCGGCGCTGACGGAGGCTGCCCTCACCGTGGTCATCCAGGTGAACGGCAAGGTGCGGGGGGAAATCAGGGTGCCCGCCGCGGCCTCGGATGAGGACATCCGCCGGCTGGCCCTGGAACACGTGCAGGCCGACGACCGCCTGCGGAAATGGGTGCCCGGCGCGCCCAAAAAGGTCATCCTGGCCCGCCGCAAGCTGGTTAATATTGTGGTGTGA
- the lptE gene encoding LPS assembly lipoprotein LptE: protein MPLVVSRWMLAFLLIAALGCGYRPVGSEPAPLAGKEPPTLAVPLFKNRSAEVNLEALFANALTETLAQSRSWRLTSREENADLVLEGEVTSVEYASVAFFDIDQSLVRRVTIRVDLALKERGSGKVIWKEREILTDDYPVEQRNYLIGEQTKAMGIRRGAHTLARRVLEKLLLVL from the coding sequence ATGCCCCTGGTTGTCTCCCGATGGATGTTGGCCTTCTTATTGATCGCCGCGTTGGGCTGCGGCTATCGGCCGGTGGGGAGTGAGCCGGCGCCGTTAGCGGGGAAGGAGCCCCCCACCTTGGCGGTGCCGCTGTTCAAAAACCGCTCCGCCGAGGTCAATCTGGAGGCCCTCTTTGCCAACGCCCTCACCGAGACTTTGGCCCAGAGCCGGTCCTGGCGCCTCACCTCCCGGGAGGAGAACGCCGATCTGGTGCTGGAGGGCGAGGTGACCTCGGTGGAATACGCCTCCGTGGCCTTTTTTGACATCGACCAGTCTCTGGTGCGCCGGGTGACCATCCGGGTGGATCTGGCCCTGAAAGAGCGGGGCAGCGGCAAGGTCATCTGGAAGGAGCGGGAGATCCTCACCGACGATTACCCGGTGGAGCAGCGCAACTACCTCATCGGGGAGCAGACCAAGGCCATGGGCATCCGCCGCGGCGCCCACACCCTGGCCCGGCGGGTGCTGGAAAAGCTGCTTCTGGTTCTGTAA